A window of the Streptomyces griseochromogenes genome harbors these coding sequences:
- a CDS encoding ABC transporter transmembrane domain-containing protein: protein MQIQDLPYPDPGAPDARSGPRFLWWLWRNQTGGQLKSLAWGMLHFVSVSALPFCVGLAVQAVLDRSGTRLALTGGLMALCGTGIAVGDTFLHRSAVTNWITAAARVQQLLARQAAQLGSALTRRVAAGEVVAVSTGDVEKIGWFVEAVSRFTAAALTVAVVCVGLLVYQPALGVVVAVGVPVVALAVLPLLPRATRRADIQREKAGRATELASDTVAGLRVLRGIGGEELFLDRYRSASQEVRRAAVRSARMWSLISAIQVLLPGLLMIAVVWHGVHLAREGRITVGELVTVYSAVMVLNYPLRHFEEIAMAYSFSRPSARRAARVLSLRRATDIEGAREAQVPGGDLYDPATGLLAPAGRLTAVVCGDPDAAGRLAERLGGHPAEPGASVLLGGVPLDDLPLDSARTAVLVQDKDPVLLSGSLRELLDVPSSGAVRAEDALAAAQCGDVLEALVQGSLDASDPLDARITERGRSLSGGQRQRLALARSLITDPEVLVLDEPTSAVDSHTEARIADGLRRMRSDRTTVVFTSSPLLLDRADRVALVHEGAVAAVGVHRDLLDSEPRYRAVVTRESDDEPAPTSPGDENVADGNALLGALEQLEEIEESA, encoded by the coding sequence ATGCAGATCCAAGACCTTCCGTATCCCGACCCGGGCGCACCTGACGCGCGTTCGGGTCCTCGCTTCCTGTGGTGGCTCTGGCGCAACCAGACGGGCGGCCAGCTCAAGTCGCTGGCCTGGGGCATGTTGCACTTCGTCTCCGTCTCCGCGCTGCCCTTCTGCGTCGGTCTCGCCGTCCAGGCGGTCCTCGACCGTTCCGGCACCCGGCTCGCCCTGACGGGTGGTCTGATGGCGCTGTGCGGTACGGGGATCGCCGTCGGCGACACCTTCCTGCACCGGTCGGCCGTCACCAACTGGATCACCGCCGCCGCCCGTGTCCAGCAGTTGCTGGCGCGCCAGGCGGCCCAGCTGGGCTCCGCGCTGACCCGGCGGGTCGCGGCCGGCGAGGTGGTGGCGGTCTCCACCGGTGACGTGGAGAAGATCGGCTGGTTCGTCGAGGCCGTCTCCCGCTTCACCGCCGCGGCGTTGACGGTCGCCGTGGTCTGCGTCGGCCTGCTCGTCTACCAGCCCGCTCTGGGCGTCGTCGTCGCCGTGGGCGTCCCGGTCGTGGCGCTCGCGGTGCTGCCACTGCTGCCCCGGGCCACGCGTCGCGCCGACATCCAGCGCGAGAAGGCGGGCCGGGCCACCGAGCTGGCCTCGGACACCGTCGCCGGACTTCGCGTGCTGCGCGGCATCGGCGGCGAGGAGCTGTTCCTCGACCGCTACCGCAGCGCCTCGCAGGAGGTGCGGCGGGCGGCCGTGCGCAGCGCCCGGATGTGGTCGCTGATCTCCGCGATCCAGGTGCTGCTGCCCGGGCTGCTGATGATCGCGGTCGTCTGGCACGGTGTCCACCTGGCCCGCGAGGGCCGGATCACGGTCGGCGAACTCGTCACCGTCTACAGCGCGGTCATGGTTCTCAACTACCCGCTGCGGCACTTCGAGGAGATCGCCATGGCGTACTCCTTCTCGCGCCCGTCGGCCAGACGCGCGGCGCGTGTGCTGTCGCTGCGGCGGGCCACGGACATCGAGGGGGCGCGCGAGGCCCAGGTGCCCGGCGGCGATCTGTACGACCCGGCCACCGGTCTGCTCGCGCCCGCCGGCCGGCTCACCGCCGTGGTGTGCGGCGACCCGGACGCCGCCGGACGCCTCGCGGAACGGCTGGGCGGCCACCCCGCCGAGCCGGGCGCCTCGGTGCTGCTCGGCGGGGTACCGCTCGACGACCTCCCCCTCGACAGTGCCCGCACCGCCGTACTCGTCCAGGACAAGGACCCGGTGCTGCTGTCCGGCTCGCTGCGCGAACTGCTGGACGTGCCCTCCTCCGGTGCCGTACGCGCCGAGGACGCGCTGGCGGCCGCGCAGTGCGGGGACGTCCTGGAAGCGCTGGTGCAGGGGTCGCTTGACGCCTCCGATCCGCTGGACGCCCGCATCACCGAGCGCGGCCGCTCGCTCTCGGGCGGCCAGCGCCAGCGGCTCGCGCTGGCCCGGTCCCTGATCACCGACCCGGAGGTGCTGGTCCTGGACGAGCCGACCTCCGCGGTCGACTCGCACACCGAGGCCCGGATCGCGGACGGGCTGCGCCGGATGCGCTCGGACCGGACGACGGTGGTGTTCACCTCGTCGCCGCTGCTGCTGGACCGCGCGGACCGGGTCGCCCTGGTCCACGAGGGCGCGGTCGCGGCGGTCGGCGTACACCGGGATCTGCTCGATTCCGAGCCGCGGTACCGGGCCGTGGTGACCCGGGAGTCCGACGACGAGCCCGCCCCGACCAGCCCCGGGGACGAGAACGTGGCCGACGGGAACGCCCTTCTGGGCGCTCTCGAACAGCTGGAAGAGATCGAGGAGAGCGCATGA
- a CDS encoding ABC transporter ATP-binding protein has product MIGVAPPAYDPAAPTTATTLPVGAAATVRAYVAELFRRHRRAFGLLIVVNTVAVIASMVGPYLLGGLVERVSDRAAELHLGLTAGLFVLALLVQAVFVRQVRLRGAMLGERMLADLREDFLVRSVGLPPGVLERAGTGDLLSRITTDIDRLANAMREAVPQLAIGAVWALLLLGGLVVTAPPLAAAVLLAVPVLVVGCRWYFRRAPSGYRSESAGYAAVAAALAETVDAGHTIEAHRLGDRRIALSERRIKEWTAWERYTLWLRSVLFPVINAVHLMVLGSVLMVGGTFVLRGWIGVGQLTTGALIAQMLVDPVNLILRWYDEVQVAQVSLARLVGVRDIAPDAGDASLAPGGRDVHADRVHFGYREGVDVLRKVSLQVAPGTRLALVGPSGAGKSTLGRLLAGIYAPRDGRVTLGGAELSRMPAERVRSHVALVNQEHHVFVGSLRDNLMLALPHSRLRSSGGTSIDSHDAELWAALGAVDADGWARALDDGLDTEVGSGGLALTPAQAQQIALARLVLADPHTLVLDEATSLLDPRAARHLERSLARVLDGRTVVAIAHRLHTAHDADVIAVVENGRISELGSHGELVAADGAYAALWRSWHG; this is encoded by the coding sequence ATGATCGGCGTTGCGCCGCCGGCGTACGACCCCGCGGCCCCGACGACCGCCACCACCCTGCCCGTGGGCGCGGCCGCGACCGTGCGCGCCTACGTGGCCGAACTGTTCCGCCGGCATCGCCGGGCCTTTGGGCTCCTCATCGTCGTCAACACGGTGGCCGTGATCGCCTCGATGGTGGGCCCGTACCTGCTCGGCGGCCTGGTCGAGCGCGTGTCGGACCGGGCGGCCGAGCTGCACCTGGGACTGACCGCCGGGCTGTTCGTGCTCGCGCTGCTCGTGCAGGCCGTGTTCGTCCGGCAGGTGCGGCTGCGGGGCGCGATGCTCGGCGAGCGGATGCTGGCCGACCTGCGCGAGGACTTCCTGGTCCGCTCGGTGGGGCTGCCTCCGGGCGTGCTGGAGCGGGCCGGCACGGGCGACCTGCTCTCCCGCATCACGACCGACATCGACCGCCTCGCCAACGCCATGCGGGAAGCCGTACCGCAGCTGGCGATCGGTGCCGTGTGGGCGCTGCTGCTGCTCGGCGGGCTCGTCGTGACGGCACCGCCGCTGGCGGCCGCCGTCCTGCTCGCGGTACCCGTGCTGGTGGTGGGGTGCCGCTGGTACTTCAGACGGGCGCCCTCCGGCTACCGGTCCGAGTCCGCCGGGTACGCCGCCGTCGCCGCCGCGCTCGCCGAGACCGTGGACGCGGGCCACACCATCGAGGCGCACCGTCTGGGCGACCGGCGCATCGCCCTGTCGGAGCGGCGGATCAAGGAGTGGACCGCCTGGGAGCGGTACACCCTCTGGCTGCGATCCGTGCTCTTCCCGGTCATCAACGCGGTACATCTCATGGTGCTCGGCTCGGTCCTCATGGTCGGCGGCACCTTCGTGCTGCGCGGCTGGATCGGCGTGGGGCAGCTGACCACGGGTGCGCTCATCGCGCAGATGCTCGTCGACCCGGTGAACCTGATCCTGCGCTGGTACGACGAGGTGCAGGTCGCCCAGGTGTCGCTGGCCCGGCTGGTCGGCGTCCGGGACATCGCGCCGGACGCCGGGGACGCCTCGCTGGCCCCCGGCGGGCGGGACGTGCACGCCGACCGGGTGCACTTCGGCTACCGCGAGGGCGTCGACGTCCTGCGCAAGGTCTCCCTGCAGGTCGCCCCGGGCACCCGGCTGGCCCTGGTCGGCCCCTCCGGCGCGGGCAAGTCCACGCTGGGCAGGCTGCTCGCCGGGATCTACGCGCCCCGGGACGGCCGCGTCACCCTGGGCGGCGCGGAACTGTCCCGGATGCCCGCGGAACGCGTCCGCTCGCACGTCGCCCTGGTCAACCAGGAACACCACGTCTTCGTCGGCTCCCTGCGCGACAACCTCATGCTGGCCCTCCCCCACTCCCGGCTCCGCTCGAGCGGGGGGACCTCCATCGACAGCCACGACGCCGAACTGTGGGCGGCGCTCGGCGCGGTCGACGCGGACGGCTGGGCGCGAGCCCTGGACGACGGTCTGGACACCGAGGTCGGCTCCGGCGGGCTGGCGCTGACCCCGGCGCAGGCCCAGCAGATCGCGCTGGCCCGGCTGGTCCTGGCCGACCCGCACACCCTGGTCCTGGACGAGGCGACCTCGCTGCTCGACCCGCGCGCGGCCCGCCACCTGGAACGCTCCCTGGCCCGTGTCCTCGACGGCCGCACGGTGGTCGCCATCGCCCACCGCCTGCACACCGCCCACGACGCCGATGTGATCGCCGTCGTGGAGAACGGCCGCATCAGCGAGCTGGGCAGCCATGGGGAGCTGGTCGCGGCGGACGGTGCGTATGCGGCGCTGTGGCGGTCGTGGCACGGGTGA